A genomic region of Pseudomonas abietaniphila contains the following coding sequences:
- a CDS encoding spermidine synthase, with product MTEERVERVLAEVHDDFGMIRVLEVDDYRFLEFGDAIEQSCTFTADPAWLEYDYTRAMLIGALCHESPESALFMGLGAGTLTQACLKFLPLEDVEAIELRPDVPRLAMEYMGLEDDPRLYVRIGDALELLPTAESADLIFVDLYTDTGPAVGHLAWGFLEKCQQRLHPGGWLIINQWASDDGKPLGAALLRGLYHRHYWELPVKEGNVILIVPADLEQNLDMDALIERAERLAPQLGYSLLPLIKTLRPAT from the coding sequence TGGAAGTGGACGATTACCGCTTCCTGGAGTTTGGCGATGCCATCGAGCAGAGCTGCACGTTCACAGCCGATCCGGCGTGGCTGGAGTACGATTACACCCGTGCAATGCTGATCGGCGCGTTGTGCCATGAGTCGCCGGAGAGCGCACTGTTCATGGGGCTCGGCGCAGGAACGCTGACCCAGGCTTGCCTGAAATTCCTGCCGCTGGAAGACGTCGAGGCCATTGAACTGCGCCCGGACGTGCCCCGTCTGGCGATGGAGTACATGGGCCTAGAAGACGATCCCCGGCTTTACGTGCGCATCGGCGATGCTCTGGAGCTGCTGCCGACGGCGGAAAGCGCCGACCTGATTTTCGTCGATCTCTACACCGACACTGGGCCGGCAGTAGGGCATCTCGCGTGGGGCTTTCTGGAAAAGTGCCAGCAACGCCTGCACCCTGGTGGCTGGTTGATCATCAACCAATGGGCCTCGGACGACGGCAAGCCGCTGGGCGCGGCGCTCTTGCGTGGCCTTTACCATCGCCATTACTGGGAGCTGCCCGTGAAGGAAGGCAACGTGATTCTCATCGTGCCCGCCGATCTGGAACAGAACCTGGACATGGATGCGCTGATCGAGCGCGCCGAACGTCTGGCGCCGCAACTGGGTTACTCGTTGTTGCCGCTGATCAAGACCCTGCGCCCGGCGACCTGA
- a CDS encoding crotonase/enoyl-CoA hydratase family protein, which produces MTSSIKGHVSREQRGAIMLIGLDRVAKRNAFDMEMLNQLSLAYGEFERNDQARVAVVFAHGDHFTGGLDLAEAGPSLREGWKVPPGGCDPWGLFVGPRVSKPVIVAAQGYCLTLGIELMLAADINLCASNSRFAHLEVQRGIFAFGGATLRLHQIAGWGNAMRWLLTGDEFDAHEACRMGLVQEVMAPEELLPSALRLAQHIADRAPLGIRATLESARQALLEGEEAAARTLPMLVKRVIDSDDAREGLNALLEDRSPVFTGH; this is translated from the coding sequence ATGACCTCTTCGATCAAAGGCCACGTCAGCCGGGAACAGCGTGGCGCCATCATGCTTATCGGGCTGGACCGAGTCGCCAAGCGCAACGCCTTCGACATGGAAATGCTCAACCAGCTCAGCCTCGCCTATGGTGAGTTCGAGCGCAACGATCAGGCCCGGGTGGCGGTGGTGTTCGCCCACGGCGATCATTTCACCGGGGGACTGGATCTCGCCGAGGCAGGTCCCTCGCTCAGAGAAGGCTGGAAAGTGCCACCGGGAGGCTGCGATCCCTGGGGGTTGTTTGTCGGTCCCAGGGTCAGCAAGCCGGTGATCGTCGCTGCCCAAGGTTACTGCCTGACGCTGGGTATCGAACTGATGCTCGCCGCCGACATCAACCTGTGCGCCAGCAATTCGCGCTTCGCCCATCTGGAAGTCCAGCGCGGCATTTTCGCGTTCGGCGGTGCGACGCTGCGTCTGCATCAGATCGCCGGCTGGGGCAATGCCATGCGCTGGCTGTTGACCGGCGATGAATTCGACGCGCACGAGGCCTGCCGCATGGGGCTGGTGCAGGAAGTGATGGCACCCGAAGAACTGCTGCCTTCAGCTCTGCGGCTGGCCCAGCATATTGCCGATCGGGCCCCGCTGGGCATTCGCGCCACGCTGGAGTCGGCGCGCCAGGCGCTGCTCGAAGGCGAGGAAGCGGCGGCGCGAACCCTGCCGATGCTGGTCAAGCGGGTGATCGACAGCGACGACGCTAGAGAAGGCCTGAACGCTCTGCTGGAAGACCGTAGCCCGGTTTTCACCGGACATTGA
- a CDS encoding IS3 family transposase (programmed frameshift): MTKYNPAFKLKLVKQCLAGNSTNRVAVRNGIGHSILQRWVRSYQQHGLPGLAKQYSRYDAQFKLNVLRRIDQDGLSDQQAAILFGIRGQNSIGEWKRLYHAAGINALKPHREREPAMPQKPPETPLQSCPDDDERTRQELLDELGYLRAENAYFKKARCLDPGAECSASQKAQIIQGLRHEHSMQWLLRAAGLARSTFYYQAKAVARDKYAGLKAHVRRIYEEHKGRYGYRRITAVLGQIGEHANHKTVQRLMQMMGLKSLVRIKKYRSYKGPEGETAPNRLARQFKADLPDQKWVTDVTEFKVNGQKLYLSPVLDLCTREIVAYQTSRRPVFELVSKMLEKAVARLGPGQTPLLHSDQGWQYRQLNYRHRLAQIGLQQSMSRKGNCYDNAVMERFFGTLKSEFFYLERFDTVEQLEAGLDEYIHYYNHERISMTLNGLSPVQFRKQVMSQ, from the exons ATGACGAAGTACAATCCAGCCTTCAAGCTCAAGCTGGTTAAACAATGCCTGGCCGGCAACAGCACCAATAGGGTTGCAGTTAGAAATGGTATCGGTCACTCCATCCTGCAGCGCTGGGTGCGCAGCTATCAGCAACACGGTCTGCCCGGCCTTGCCAAGCAATACAGCCGCTATGACGCCCAGTTCAAACTCAATGTTTTACGGCGCATTGATCAGGATGGATTGTCGGACCAGCAAGCCGCCATTCTCTTTGGCATCCGCGGGCAAAACAGCATCGGGGAATGGAAGAGGCTGTACCATGCCGCAGGGATCAATGCGCTGAAACCGCATCGCGAGAGAGAACCTGCCATGCCTCAAAAACCGCCTGAAACACCTCTACAGTCCTGCCCTGACGATGACGAGCGTACTCGTCAGGAACTGCTCGATGAGCTGGGTTACCTGCGAGCGGAGAATGCCTACT TTAAAAAAGCTCGATGCCTTGATCCGGGAGCAGAATGCAGCGCGAGCCAAAAAGCGCAAATAATCCAGGGGTTGAGGCATGAGCATTCGATGCAATGGCTGTTGCGTGCTGCTGGCCTGGCCCGAAGCACGTTCTACTATCAGGCCAAGGCAGTTGCCCGCGATAAATACGCCGGGCTCAAGGCTCACGTGCGACGCATTTATGAAGAGCACAAGGGACGCTACGGCTATCGCCGTATCACTGCGGTCCTGGGACAGATAGGCGAACATGCCAATCACAAGACGGTACAGCGGTTGATGCAGATGATGGGGCTCAAATCGTTGGTCAGGATCAAGAAATATCGCTCCTACAAAGGTCCTGAGGGCGAGACGGCGCCTAATCGGTTGGCGCGCCAATTCAAGGCCGACCTTCCCGACCAGAAATGGGTAACCGATGTCACCGAGTTCAAGGTCAACGGGCAAAAGCTGTACCTGTCGCCCGTGCTGGATCTTTGTACCCGAGAGATCGTGGCTTACCAGACCAGCAGGCGGCCGGTGTTTGAACTGGTGTCAAAAATGCTGGAAAAAGCTGTGGCACGACTGGGTCCAGGACAGACTCCGTTGCTGCACTCGGACCAAGGGTGGCAGTATCGTCAGCTCAACTACCGGCATCGGCTGGCCCAAATAGGCCTTCAACAAAGCATGTCTCGCAAAGGGAACTGCTACGACAACGCTGTGATGGAGCGCTTCTTCGGTACCCTGAAGAGCGAGTTTTTTTACCTTGAGCGCTTCGACACCGTTGAGCAATTAGAGGCCGGGCTCGACGAGTACATCCATTACTACAACCACGAGCGGATCAGCATGACGCTCAACGGCCTCAGTCCGGTGCAATTTCGAAAGCAGGTAATGAGTCAATAA
- a CDS encoding DODA-type extradiol aromatic ring-opening family dioxygenase has product MFPSLFISHGSPMLALEPGESGPALKRLAAELPRPKAIVIVSAHWESDELRVNGNPQPETWHDFGGFPAALFAVQYPAPGLPTMTRHVMDLLAAADLPAQVDTRRPFDHGVWVPLSLMYPQADIPIVQVSLPSRMGPALQTRVGQALNRLREEEVLVIGSGSITHNLRELDWHAGPESVEPWALTFRDWMVEKLATNDEEALHDYRRQAPNAVRNHPTDEHLLPLYFARGAGGAFSIAHQGFTMGALGMDIYRFG; this is encoded by the coding sequence ATGTTCCCCAGCCTGTTCATTTCTCACGGCTCACCCATGCTCGCGCTGGAACCCGGCGAGAGCGGCCCGGCGTTGAAGCGTCTGGCGGCCGAACTGCCCCGGCCCAAGGCCATCGTCATCGTGTCGGCCCATTGGGAGAGCGACGAGTTACGGGTCAATGGTAATCCGCAGCCGGAAACCTGGCATGATTTCGGCGGATTCCCGGCCGCCCTGTTCGCCGTGCAATACCCAGCGCCCGGCCTTCCGACAATGACCCGCCACGTGATGGACCTGCTCGCTGCGGCGGATTTGCCCGCGCAGGTGGACACACGTCGCCCGTTTGACCATGGCGTCTGGGTGCCGCTGTCGCTGATGTACCCACAGGCCGACATCCCGATCGTTCAGGTGTCGCTGCCTTCTCGCATGGGCCCTGCGCTGCAAACACGCGTGGGTCAGGCATTAAACCGCCTGCGCGAGGAAGAGGTTCTGGTCATTGGTTCGGGCAGCATCACCCACAACCTGCGCGAACTGGACTGGCACGCCGGACCGGAGAGCGTTGAGCCGTGGGCACTGACGTTTCGGGACTGGATGGTCGAGAAACTGGCCACCAACGACGAAGAGGCGCTGCACGACTATCGCCGCCAGGCACCGAATGCCGTACGCAATCACCCGACAGACGAGCACCTGCTGCCGCTCTACTTCGCACGCGGCGCGGGCGGTGCATTCAGCATCGCGCACCAAGGCTTCACCATGGGCGCGTTGGGGATGGATATTTACAGGTTCGGATGA
- a CDS encoding DEAD/DEAH box helicase has protein sequence MTQETCGFAAFNLNPNILAAVAATGYEEPSAIQQQSIPIIMAGQDMIGQAQTGTGKTAAFALPILHRIDPAKREPQALILAPTRELALQVATAFETYAKQMPGVTVVAVYGGAPMGPQLKAIRNGAQIVVATPGRLCDHLRRDEKVLATVNHLVLDEADEMLKLGFMDDLEVIFKSLPATRQTVLFSATLPQSIRAIAERHLRDPQHVKIQTKTQTVTAIEQAHLLVHADQKTSAVLSLLEVEDFDALIMFVRTKQATLDLASALEAKGYKAAALNGDIAQNQRERVIDSLKDGRLDIVVATDVAARGLDVPRITHVFNVDMPYDPESYVHRIGRTGRAGREGRALLLVTPRERRMLQVIERVTGQKVAEVRLPDSQAVLDARIKKLTNSLAPLVADAEASHGDLLDRLTADIGCTPRALAAALLRKATNGQALTLAAIEKERPLVPNSAPRGDRAERPSGDRPDRGDRERRAPMPLAEGRARCRTALGARDGIAAKNLLGAILNEGGLAREAIGRIQVRDSFSLVELPEDGLERLLAKLKDTRVAGKQLKLRRYRED, from the coding sequence ATGACCCAGGAAACCTGCGGCTTCGCCGCTTTTAATCTTAATCCGAATATTCTTGCAGCCGTCGCCGCGACTGGCTACGAAGAGCCTTCGGCCATTCAGCAGCAATCGATCCCGATCATCATGGCCGGCCAGGACATGATCGGCCAGGCGCAGACCGGTACAGGTAAAACTGCCGCATTCGCCCTGCCAATCCTGCATCGCATCGATCCTGCCAAGCGCGAACCGCAAGCCCTGATTCTGGCGCCCACCCGTGAGTTGGCGCTGCAAGTAGCAACCGCTTTCGAAACCTACGCCAAGCAGATGCCGGGCGTGACTGTTGTGGCTGTCTACGGCGGCGCGCCGATGGGCCCACAGTTGAAAGCTATCCGTAACGGCGCTCAAATTGTCGTCGCCACCCCAGGTCGTCTGTGCGACCACCTGCGTCGTGACGAAAAAGTCCTGGCGACCGTGAACCACCTGGTTCTCGACGAAGCCGACGAAATGCTAAAACTCGGCTTCATGGACGACCTGGAAGTCATCTTCAAGTCGCTGCCGGCAACCCGTCAGACCGTTTTGTTCTCGGCCACCTTGCCGCAGTCGATCCGTGCCATCGCCGAGCGCCATCTGCGTGATCCGCAGCACGTCAAGATCCAGACCAAGACCCAGACCGTTACCGCGATCGAGCAGGCTCACCTGCTGGTTCACGCTGACCAGAAGACCTCTGCCGTCCTGAGCCTGCTGGAAGTCGAAGATTTCGACGCCCTGATCATGTTCGTACGCACCAAGCAAGCCACCCTGGATCTGGCCAGCGCCCTGGAAGCCAAAGGCTACAAGGCCGCTGCGCTGAACGGCGACATCGCCCAGAACCAGCGTGAGCGCGTCATCGACTCGCTCAAAGATGGCCGTCTGGACATCGTTGTCGCGACCGACGTGGCTGCCCGTGGTCTGGACGTTCCGCGCATCACTCACGTGTTCAACGTCGACATGCCGTACGACCCGGAATCCTACGTTCACCGTATCGGCCGTACTGGCCGTGCCGGTCGCGAAGGCCGTGCGCTGCTGCTGGTGACTCCACGTGAGCGCCGCATGCTGCAAGTGATCGAGCGTGTGACCGGTCAGAAAGTTGCCGAAGTTCGCCTGCCAGACTCGCAAGCCGTTCTCGATGCCCGCATCAAGAAGCTGACCAACAGCCTGGCGCCGCTGGTTGCCGACGCTGAAGCCAGCCACGGTGATCTGCTGGACCGTCTGACCGCCGACATCGGTTGCACCCCGCGTGCACTGGCTGCTGCGCTGCTGCGCAAGGCCACCAACGGTCAGGCGCTGACCCTGGCGGCCATCGAGAAAGAACGTCCACTGGTGCCGAACAGCGCGCCGCGTGGCGATCGTGCTGAGCGCCCATCGGGTGACCGTCCTGATCGTGGTGATCGTGAACGTCGTGCGCCAATGCCGCTGGCTGAAGGCCGTGCACGTTGCCGTACCGCGCTGGGCGCGCGTGACGGTATCGCTGCCAAAAACCTGCTGGGCGCCATCCTCAACGAAGGTGGTCTGGCTCGCGAAGCGATCGGTCGCATCCAGGTGCGTGACAGCTTCAGCCTCGTCGAGCTGCCAGAAGATGGCCTCGAGCGTCTGCTGGCCAAGCTGAAAGACACCCGCGTTGCCGGCAAGCAGCTGAAACTGCGTCGTTATCGCGAAGACTGA
- a CDS encoding thiopurine S-methyltransferase, whose amino-acid sequence MEPQFWHERWAINQIGFNQSEVNPYLQKFWPELNLKPGERVLVPLCGKSIDLHWLSQQGLHVVGVELSEKAVQDFFSEARVEPGLEEKGRFKVYSHGACEIWCGDFFALKAKDIGNCSALYDRAALIALPPDMRWRYVEHLNRILPADCRGLLISLDYEQSEIEGPPFSVPDDEVMQLLSPEWRVKLIADEDVLQKSRKFLDAGASRLIESAYRMFRR is encoded by the coding sequence ATGGAGCCGCAGTTTTGGCATGAGCGCTGGGCGATCAATCAGATTGGGTTCAATCAGTCAGAGGTGAATCCATACCTTCAGAAGTTCTGGCCGGAATTGAACCTCAAACCCGGCGAGCGAGTGCTCGTGCCCTTGTGCGGCAAAAGCATCGACCTGCACTGGCTAAGCCAGCAAGGCCTTCACGTGGTGGGTGTCGAGCTTTCCGAGAAGGCGGTTCAGGACTTTTTCAGCGAGGCCCGGGTCGAGCCGGGGCTGGAAGAGAAGGGCAGGTTCAAGGTGTACAGCCATGGGGCTTGCGAGATCTGGTGCGGTGATTTCTTTGCGCTTAAAGCCAAAGACATCGGCAATTGTTCGGCGCTGTACGACCGCGCCGCCTTGATCGCACTGCCGCCTGACATGCGCTGGCGCTACGTTGAGCACCTCAACCGTATCCTGCCCGCCGATTGTCGCGGCCTCCTGATTTCTCTGGATTACGAGCAGTCGGAGATCGAAGGCCCACCGTTCTCGGTTCCAGACGACGAGGTGATGCAACTGCTGTCACCCGAGTGGCGGGTGAAGCTGATTGCCGACGAGGACGTGCTGCAAAAAAGCCGCAAGTTCCTGGATGCCGGTGCCAGCCGGCTGATCGAGTCGGCATACCGGATGTTCCGGCGTTAG
- the htpX gene encoding protease HtpX translates to MMRILLFLATNLAVVLIASITLSLFGFNGFMAANGVDLNLNQLLIFCAVFGFAGSLFSLFISKWMAKMSTGTQIITQPRTRHEQWLMQTVEQLAREAGIKMPEVGIFPAYEANAFATGWNKNDALVAVSQGLLERFSPDEVKAVLAHEIGHVANGDMVTLALVQGVVNTFVMFFARIIGNFVDKVIFKNEEGQGIAYYIATIFAEIVLGFLASAIVMWFSRKREYRADDAGARLAGTGAMISALQRLRSEQGVPVQMPDSLTAFGINGGLKHGLAGLFMSHPALEDRIEALRRRG, encoded by the coding sequence ATGATGCGCATCTTGCTGTTTTTGGCCACTAACCTTGCGGTCGTGCTGATTGCCAGCATCACCCTGAGCCTATTTGGCTTCAACGGGTTCATGGCGGCCAACGGGGTTGATCTCAACCTCAATCAGCTGCTGATCTTCTGCGCCGTATTTGGTTTCGCCGGCTCGCTGTTCTCGCTTTTCATCTCCAAGTGGATGGCGAAGATGAGCACCGGGACCCAGATCATTACCCAACCCCGCACCCGTCACGAACAGTGGCTGATGCAAACCGTAGAGCAACTGGCTCGCGAAGCGGGCATCAAGATGCCGGAAGTCGGGATCTTCCCGGCGTACGAGGCCAACGCCTTCGCCACGGGCTGGAACAAGAATGACGCGCTGGTCGCAGTCAGCCAGGGCTTGCTGGAACGCTTTTCCCCGGATGAAGTGAAAGCTGTGCTGGCCCACGAAATCGGCCACGTCGCCAACGGTGACATGGTCACGCTGGCGCTGGTGCAAGGCGTGGTGAACACCTTTGTGATGTTCTTCGCCCGGATCATCGGCAACTTCGTCGACAAAGTCATTTTCAAGAACGAAGAAGGCCAGGGCATCGCTTACTACATCGCGACCATCTTCGCCGAGATCGTACTGGGCTTCCTGGCCAGCGCCATCGTCATGTGGTTCTCGCGCAAGCGTGAATACCGTGCCGACGATGCCGGTGCCCGCCTGGCCGGTACGGGCGCGATGATCAGCGCCCTGCAGCGTCTGCGCTCGGAACAGGGCGTTCCGGTGCAAATGCCTGACAGCCTGACCGCGTTCGGCATCAACGGCGGCCTCAAGCACGGCCTTGCTGGCCTGTTCATGAGCCACCCGGCGCTGGAAGACCGCATTGAAGCACTGCGCCGTCGCGGTTGA